The region GGACTTCAGCGCTTCTATACCGTCGATAATCAGCCGCCCGGCGGCAGAGGCGAAAAAGTGATTCTGCTTGAAGCCGTGTTCGCGCCATTCCAGCAGGTTGCCGCCACGGCCCAGCCGCAGAGGGATTTGATAGCGCTCGGCGTGTTTTTGCAACACGCGTAAATCGAACTGCACCAGGTTCCAGCCGATGATGGCGTCCGGATCGTGCCGTTCCAGCCACTGATTCAGCCGTTCCAGCATCTGTGGGCGGCTGGTGCAGTATTCCAGCTCGAAATCCAGCGGTTCATTGCCGCCGTTGGCCGGCCCCAGCATGTACACCTGGCGTTGGCCGCAACCTTCCAGCGCGATTGAATACAGCTCGCCGTGGGCGGTGGTTTCAATGTCCAGCGAGACCATTTTCAGCGTCGGGCGGTAGTCCGGCGCCGGTTTCATCTGGCCGTCGAGCAGTGGGCCGCTGCCATTGGGCCGGCCGCTGAACCACACCGGCGCGGTGATAAAACGCTCCATCAGGTAGCGTTCCGGCGGGCGGATATCGGCTTCGTAGACGTTCACGCCGCCGTCTTTCAGCAGCTTTTCCAGTTTGATTAATTGACGATGTTGGCGGCAATACAGCCCCAGTACCGGGCGGTGATGGAAGTCGGTCAACGGCAGGGTTTTCAGCTCCAGTTGCCGCTCTTCGCGCAGCAACAGCTCAGCGCGCCGGCGTTGTTCGGCGGGGATAAAGGCTACGGAGGTCTGCGGCGGCAGACGAAGTTGCTGCGGCCCGTGGTCGGTCGCCAGCCAGAACTCCACCTCGGTACCTGCGGGCGTATCGCGCCAGTGGCGGGTGAGCAGGAAACCCTGTTGCGGTGACATCATATAGCCCTTCGTCTTTCAAGCTGTAGCGTTGTTGGCTGCGTGCGAAAAATAGATATACCCTAAATCATTCGAGTTGCAGGAAGGCGGCAACGCAGCAAATCCCCGGGAGCGTACACCCAGTACGTGACTGGGGTGAGCGAGGAAAGCCAACGTACCTGCAGCTTGAAGTATGACGGGTATAGTATGGGTTTTTATACAGTAATTGTCCATTGCCGGGCAGCTTTGCCAAAAACGCATACAATTCATCGGTTGACTCACCTCCGGCTGCACCGGACAATCCCACGCCCACGCGCTTTTGATAACGAGTAGAGGTATATGGAAGCCTATCTGCAGCATTTGATCACCCAGTCATTGGCTTTCACTCTGATGGTCGTCATGTTTGTCGCGTTTCTGGAATCGCTGGCGCTGGTGGGGTTGTTACTGCCCGGCACGGTAATGATGGCCAGCATCGGTGCGCTGATCGGCAGCGGCCAGGTGGATTTCTATTATGCCTGGGCGGCGGGGATCCTCGGTTGCCTGCTGGGGGATTGGATCTCGTACTTTATCGGCCGCGCCTTCAAGGGGCCGCTGCACCGCTGGTCATTTCTAAAAAAGAACAAGGCGATGCTGGACAAGACCGAGCACGCGCTGCATCAACACAGTATGGCGACCATTCTGATTGGTCGTTTTGTCGGCCCGACGCGCCCGCTGGTGCCGATGGTGGCCGGTATGCTTGACCTGCCGCCCTACAAATTCGCCCTGCCTAACATTATCGGCTGCATCACCTGGCCACCGGTCTATTTCTTCCCGGGTATTCTGGCCGGCGTGGCGATAGACATTCCCGCCAGCGCCAACAGCGCGTTATTCAAATGGTTGCTGTTTGCGGTGGTGGTGTTGATTTGGCTGGCCGCCTGGTTGAGCTGGCGTTGGTGGCGTGAGGGCAAGCGCAGCGCCGATCGGCTGAGCAACTGGCTGTCGCCGGTACGGCTGCGGATGGCCTGCGTGCTGAGTTGGATACTGGCGTTAGGCACCTTTTATTACCTGCACCAGCAGCCGCTGATGCCGGTGTATCGTCACCTGTTGTGGAAAGTCCTGGCCGGTTGATATCGCCGTCGTTTTTCACGCGGCAGCGAACAATACTGCTGCGTGAAATCGACCTGGTACTTGTCCACATTAATTACTGGAAGAACGCTTCCAACTGTTCAAACACCCGCACGTCTTCGCTGTGGCGTTTTACCTGCAGCACGTCCTCGAGTTTTTCCACCTGGCTTATCATCTGCACCAGCCGCTGATCGTCGGCGACCAATAGCCAGATCCGGCTCTGCTTGCCGTCTTTCAGCGGCAGACACAGAATACCCTCTACGTTGAAGGCGCGGCGCGCAAACAGACCGCACACGTGCGACATCACGCCGGGATGGTTGCGGACCGCCAGCTCAAGGATCACCTGTGGATTATTGTGTTGTTCTGACATGGCTTATTCTCCAATCATGTCGATGTTGGCGGCGCCCGGCGGCACCATCGGGAAGACTTTTTCATTGATATCGATCAGCGCGTGGATCAGGCACGGGCCAGGGCGTTGGATAGCCTCGGCCAGCGCGGCTTGCGGATCTTCTGCGGCGTTCAGATCGCAGGTGTCCAGCCCGAAACCGGCGGCAATCTTGATAAAATCGGTGCGTTTCGGGTAGGCGGCGGCAAAGATGCGCTGCTGATAGAACAGGGTTTGCTGCTGATGCACCAGCCCCAGCGCCTGATTGTTCATCAGGATAATCTTCACGTCCAAATCGTGCTCGACGGCGGTGGCCATTTCCTGAATGTTCATCATCAGGCTGCCGTCGCCGGAGAAGCACAGCACCTTGCGCTGCGGTTCCGCCAGCGCCGCGCCGATAGCCGCCGGCAGGCCGAAGCCCATGGTGCCCAGGCCGCCGGAGGTCAGCCACTGGCGCGGCCGGCTGAGCGGATAGGCTTGCGCCACCCACATCTGATGCTGGCCCACGTCGGTGGTGATGATGGCGCTTTCATCCACGCAGCGCGCGGCGGCCAGCACCAGCCCGTAGTGGCTCAGCGGATCTTCGGCGTTGGGCATGCTGAACGGGAACTCGCGTTTCAGGCCGTTGACGGTGTCCAGCCACTCGCTGCGCGGCTGCGCTTCAATCTGCGGCAACAACTGTTGCAGCACCTGGCCGACGTCGGCATGAATGGCAATATTCGCCTGCTTCACCTTGCCCAGTTCGGCGCGATCGATATCCACGTGGATGATGCTGGCGTTAGGGCAGAACTGTTCGGTTTTGCCAATCGCCCGATCGTCGAAGCGGGCGCCCAATACGATCAGCAGATCGGCTTCCTGCAGAATAAAGTTGGTGCTGCGGGCCGCATGCATCCCCAGCATGCCCAGCGACAGCGGATGCTGCACCGGCATGGCGCCCAGCGCCATCAGCGTCATGGTGGTCGGCAGGTTGGCGCGTTCGGCCAGCTCAATCGCTTGTTGGTAAGCGTTGGCGCAGATAATGCCGCCGCCCAGATACAGCACCGGGCGCTTGGCCTGGTTGATCATCGCCGCGGCTTGCGCCACTGCGGCGGCTTCGAAGGCCGGCGCTGCGTCAGGCACCGCGACGGGCGGCAGTTCATCCAGACCGATCACCGCCGTTTGTACGTCTTTCGGCACGTCAATCCATACCGGGCCGGGGCGGCCGGATTCGGCGATGCGGAATGCGTCGCAGATCACCTGCGGCAGTTCGCGGATGTCGCGCACCAGGTGGTTGTGCTTGGTGATGGGAATCGAGATGCCGTAGGTATCCACTTCCTGGAAGGCGTCGGTGCCAATCATTGAAGAGGGCACCTGGCCGGTGATGCACACCAGCGGGATGGAGTCGAGTTTGGCGTCGGCGATGGCGGTGACCAGGTTGGTCGCCCCCGGCCCGCTGGAGGCGATGCAGACCGCCGCCTTGCCGTTGGCGCGCGCCATGCCCTGTGCCATAAAGCCCGCGCCCTGTTCGTGGCGCGCCAGCACGTGGTGAATACGGGTGCTTTGGCTCAGCGCGTCATACAGCGGCAGTGCCGCGCCGCCGGGAATGCCGGCTACGGTGGTGATGCCCTGGCGCTCCAGCAAATGAACGATCAGTTCTGCGCCGGTGAAGCGTTGGCCTTGATGTGGCGTGCCCGAAATTGCCATGTTCCTATCCTTTCTCAGGGCCGGTTCGCTTTTCTGGGCAGGGGGCTAAAACAAGAAACCCCGCCCGGTTTGCGCCGGCGGGGTTTGGGAATCGATGCGTTGATTCGGACCCTACGGCGCATTGCCGACGACCACCACCACACGCACGACGACCATCACCGCGGCTGGTAGCGCGGTAACTAGTAGGGTCGAAGTCAGCGAGGATGCGATCACAGGGAACCTTATCATCAGTAATAAAAGTCAGGTTTTTATAAAACCACAGGCGAAAAATTCGCACAACAGGTTTATTTACTCAGCATAAAAAACGCGCCGCAGATCACGGTTTGCGCAAAATGCCCAGCACCCGCGCTTCCGGTGCGCTGCCGTCCAGCAGCGCTTGCGTGGGGCCGTCGTAATAAATCCGCCCGTCGACCACCAACAGGGTGCGCGGCGCGATGCGTGCGGCGTCATCCAGGTTGTGCGACACCATCAGCAGCGTCAGGTTGCGTTGGTCGCAAACCTCTTGCAACAGTTGCAGCATCTCGTTGCGCAGTGCGGGGTCGAGTGCCGAGAAAGGCTCGTCGAGCAGCAGGATGGGCCGCTGGCGGATCAGGCAGCGGGCCAGGGCCGCACGCTGGCGCTGGCCGCCGGAAAGCTGCGACGGCAGGCGCTGCAGATGCTCCTCCAACCCCACCTGACGGGCAATCTGCGCCAACTGTTGTTGCTGGCCCGCGTTCAGCCGCAGCCCGGGGTCAAGGCCCAATCCGATGTTCTGCTCTACCTTCAGGTGGGCGAACAGGTTGTTTTCCTGAAACAGCATCGAGACCGGCCTTTTGGCCGGCGGCGTACCGGTGTGGTCGCTGCCGTTCAGCAGCAGCTTGCCACTGGCGGCCGGCAGGAAACCGGCGATCAGGCTGAGCAGGGTGCTTTTACCCGCGCCGCTGGGGCCGAGCACCGCGACACGTTCACCCGGTTGAATACGCAGGTCAAAGCGCATCGGCAAGTGTTCATACAGGTAGGTCAGTTTTTCAAGCTCTATCATGGCGGCCCGGTAAGCGTTCGATCAGGGTAAACAGCAGGAAGCACAGCAGCAGAAGCAACAGTGCGGTGACCGCGCCGTCATTGCTGCGATAGGCGCCGATCTGCTGATAGAGGTAAAAAGGCAGGGTGCGGAACTGTTCGTTGCCAAACAGGGCAACCACGCCGAAATCGCCGATCGACAGTACGCAGGCGAAAGCCAGCGCCTGCGCCAGCGGGCGGCGCAGCGCTTTCAGTTCGATAAGCCGCAGCCGCTGCCAACCGTGCATATCCAGCGACAGGCACAGCGGATTGTAACGCTCGGCCAGGTCTCGCATCGGGTTTTCCAGCACCTTCAGGGCGTAGGGTACCGCCATCAGCGCATTGGTGAGGATCACCAACGCATAGGGCGATTGCGGCAACCCGACAGTATCGCTCAACAGAAGGAAGAAACCGGTGGCCAGCACTATCCCCGGCATCGCCAGAATCACCATGCCGCTCAGTTCAAGCGTTTGGCCCCAGCGCAGCCGCTGTTGCAGCTTCAGTTCGCGGCTGCTCCACAGCAGCATCATGGTCAACGCCACGCACAACGCGCCGGCACCGAGGGCGATACGCAGTGACGTGAACAGCGCTTGCCACAGCACCTGCTGTTGCAGGACGCTGACCATCGTCTGATTGGCGCCATCGGCAATCACCGCCAGCAGCGGGGGCAACAGCAACAGCAGGGCGGCGGCGATCAGCAGAAAATCGCCGGCGCGACGCCACAGGCTGTCTTCGGGATTGCGCCAGATATGGGCCTGGGTGTTGCCGACCGGCAGCGCCTGGCTTAGCCGCTGGCTGAGCACGACCAGGCCCAGGCAGCACGCCAGCTGGATCAGCGCCAGCAGGGCGGCGCGGCTGAGATCGTAGTCATAGCTGAGTGCCTGGTAGATCGCCAGTTCTATGGTGGTGGCCTGTGGTCCGCCGCCCAGTGACAGCACGGTGGCGAAGCTGGCGAAACACAGCATGAAGATCAGCGCGCCGCTCGGCAGGATTTGGCGGCGCAGCGCCGGCCACTCGACGAAGCGGAACTGTTGCCAGCCGTTCATGCCAAGCTGGGCCGCCAGTTGGCGCTGTTCGACCGGAATGTTTTCCAACGCCTGCAACAGCAGGCGGGCGGCCAGCGGCAGATTGAAGAACATATGCGCCAGCAGGATGCCCTGCAGACCATAGGGGGAAAAACTGTAGTTGATGCCGAGCCAGCCGCACAGCAATGCCAGCCAGCCCTGTCGGCCATACACGCTGAGCAGGCCGAACACCGCCACCAATACCGGCAGAACCAGCGTCATGGCGCACAACCGCAGCAGCAACTGCCGGCCGGGAAAGCGGCGGCGATACAGCGCGCGGGCCAGCGCTATGGCGGGCAGCACCGAGATCAGCGCGGACAACAACGCCTGCCAGAAGGTAAAGCGAACGACGTGCCACAGGTAGCTGTCCTGCCACAGGCCACGCCAATCGCTTTCCGGTGCGTGCCGCCACAGCGAGCCCATCGCCAGCGCGGCGACGGCCAGGATCAGGCCAGCGGCCAGCAGCCCCGGCCAGAGCCAGTGCGGGATCAGCGGCTGACGGCGGTTTGCCATGCCCGGATCCAGCTACCGCGTTGTTTGGCGACCTCTTCGGCGCTGTATTGCAGCGCGGTCTGGGGGATGGTCATTTGATCAAAGCCCGCCGGCAGTTGAGTCTTGATCACCGGGTACATCCAGTTACCGGTTGGAATGGTGTTCTGGAACGCCGGGGTCACCATAAATTGCATGAAGCGTTCCGCCAGCTCAGGCTGCTTGCTGGCCTTGAGCTTGCCCGCCACTTCCACCTGCAAATAATGGCCTTCGCTGAAATTGGCCGCGGCGTAGCTGTCTTTTTTCTCTTCGATCAAATGATACGCCGGGGAGGTGGTGTAGCTGAGCACCAGGTCGCCTTCGCCTTTCAGGAACAGGCCGTAGGCTTCACTCCACCCCTTGGTGACGGTGACGGTTTTCTTCGCCAGTTTCTGCCAGGCTTCCGGCGCTTTATCGCCAAACACTTTCTGCATCCACAGCAGCAGGCCCAGGCCTGGCGTGCTGGTGCGCGGATCTTCGTAGATCACCTTCCAGTTTTGGTCTCCGTCGACCAGTTCCTGCAGGCTCTTTGGTGGGTTCTTCAGCTTTTCTTTGTTGTAAACGAAGGCAAAGTAGCCGTAGTCATAAGGTACGAAGATTTTATCCTGCCAGCCGCCCGGCACGCTCAGTTTGGCGCCGTCAACGCGGCTTGGCGCGAATAAACCCGTTTGTTGCGCGGCCTGCAGCAGGTTGTTGTCCAGCCCCAGCACCACGTCGGCGGTGCTGTTTTTCCCTTCCATGCGCAAGCGGTTAAGCAGCGAAACGCCGTCTTCCAGCGCGACGAATTTCAGCTCGCAGTTGCAGTCGGCTTCGAACGCTTTTTTCACCGCCGGGCCAGGGCCCCAGTCGGCAGCGAAGGAATCATAGGTGTAGACCGTCAGCGTTGGCTTGGCAAACGCCGGTACGGCGGCGCACAGCAACAGTAATAAGGGCAGGCTTTTTTTGACCACTTTGCACTCCTGAAAGATAAGGGGGCAAAGGTATCTGAGGGCGAGGTGATTACACCGGGTCGCTATGCTCAAATCCCTCCGCCGGTATTGACCGGATCAGGTTCGACGGGTTTATCCCCTTCATACTTGAAGTTGCAGCGGTGTTGGCTTTTCTCTCTCACCCCAGTCACAGAGGAATTCTATGTTCTTGGGGATTCGCTCGGTTGCCGCCTACCTGCAACTCCAATTATTTTGGGTATATCTCAGCAATGAATCGTTTTTTGCACCCCGTTGAGACGGCGCTATTGTAGAGATTAACGGACGTCGGCGAAAGGCGCTTATGCTTCCGGCGGCGCAAACCAGGCGGATTTAAAATCAAACCAGCCAAGGGTATTCATTCGTACGCCGCGCATGCTGCGCTGACCATGCAGTTGCAGCCAGTGATGAAACAGCGGGTGTAACTGGTGACCCTTGACCAACCGTTGGCAAAAATCCGCCAGCGGCAGGGCATTGGCGCGCCACAGCGCCGCATCTGCGGCGAGATCTTCATTCATGCAGTGCTGCATCAGCGGCAGCTCATACAGGGTGGCGAACAGCGAAAACTCCAGCGGCAGGTAGAAGTTGGCGCTGCCCAGCCACAGATCGCTGACCGCTTCCCCTTTATGCCAGGCGTCGTAGCTCACCATCTGCACGTTGAGCCGCACCCCATGCAGCGCCAGCAGCGGTTCAATGGCCTGTTGAATGGCGTGGAATTCCGAATGTTCACTGTAGTAGGTCAGCGTCAACTCGGTTAGCCCGGCCGGCTTGGGTTGCTGCGCCAGCGCGCGATTGTGATGCCAGCGCGGCAGGATGCCATAGGCCGGTGACCAATAGCGTTGATAAATCGGCCCGGCGTTGCTCAGCAGCGAGATGGG is a window of Serratia plymuthica DNA encoding:
- a CDS encoding DedA family protein — protein: MEAYLQHLITQSLAFTLMVVMFVAFLESLALVGLLLPGTVMMASIGALIGSGQVDFYYAWAAGILGCLLGDWISYFIGRAFKGPLHRWSFLKKNKAMLDKTEHALHQHSMATILIGRFVGPTRPLVPMVAGMLDLPPYKFALPNIIGCITWPPVYFFPGILAGVAIDIPASANSALFKWLLFAVVVLIWLAAWLSWRWWREGKRSADRLSNWLSPVRLRMACVLSWILALGTFYYLHQQPLMPVYRHLLWKVLAG
- the ilvN gene encoding acetolactate synthase small subunit; translation: MSEQHNNPQVILELAVRNHPGVMSHVCGLFARRAFNVEGILCLPLKDGKQSRIWLLVADDQRLVQMISQVEKLEDVLQVKRHSEDVRVFEQLEAFFQ
- the ivbL gene encoding ilvB operon leader peptide IvbL, which gives rise to MIRFPVIASSLTSTLLVTALPAAVMVVVRVVVVVGNAP
- the thiP gene encoding thiamine/thiamine pyrophosphate ABC transporter permease ThiP: MANRRQPLIPHWLWPGLLAAGLILAVAALAMGSLWRHAPESDWRGLWQDSYLWHVVRFTFWQALLSALISVLPAIALARALYRRRFPGRQLLLRLCAMTLVLPVLVAVFGLLSVYGRQGWLALLCGWLGINYSFSPYGLQGILLAHMFFNLPLAARLLLQALENIPVEQRQLAAQLGMNGWQQFRFVEWPALRRQILPSGALIFMLCFASFATVLSLGGGPQATTIELAIYQALSYDYDLSRAALLALIQLACCLGLVVLSQRLSQALPVGNTQAHIWRNPEDSLWRRAGDFLLIAAALLLLLPPLLAVIADGANQTMVSVLQQQVLWQALFTSLRIALGAGALCVALTMMLLWSSRELKLQQRLRWGQTLELSGMVILAMPGIVLATGFFLLLSDTVGLPQSPYALVILTNALMAVPYALKVLENPMRDLAERYNPLCLSLDMHGWQRLRLIELKALRRPLAQALAFACVLSIGDFGVVALFGNEQFRTLPFYLYQQIGAYRSNDGAVTALLLLLLCFLLFTLIERLPGRHDRA
- the thiQ gene encoding thiamine ABC transporter ATP-binding protein ThiQ; the protein is MIELEKLTYLYEHLPMRFDLRIQPGERVAVLGPSGAGKSTLLSLIAGFLPAASGKLLLNGSDHTGTPPAKRPVSMLFQENNLFAHLKVEQNIGLGLDPGLRLNAGQQQQLAQIARQVGLEEHLQRLPSQLSGGQRQRAALARCLIRQRPILLLDEPFSALDPALRNEMLQLLQEVCDQRNLTLLMVSHNLDDAARIAPRTLLVVDGRIYYDGPTQALLDGSAPEARVLGILRKP
- the ilvB gene encoding acetolactate synthase large subunit; translated protein: MAISGTPHQGQRFTGAELIVHLLERQGITTVAGIPGGAALPLYDALSQSTRIHHVLARHEQGAGFMAQGMARANGKAAVCIASSGPGATNLVTAIADAKLDSIPLVCITGQVPSSMIGTDAFQEVDTYGISIPITKHNHLVRDIRELPQVICDAFRIAESGRPGPVWIDVPKDVQTAVIGLDELPPVAVPDAAPAFEAAAVAQAAAMINQAKRPVLYLGGGIICANAYQQAIELAERANLPTTMTLMALGAMPVQHPLSLGMLGMHAARSTNFILQEADLLIVLGARFDDRAIGKTEQFCPNASIIHVDIDRAELGKVKQANIAIHADVGQVLQQLLPQIEAQPRSEWLDTVNGLKREFPFSMPNAEDPLSHYGLVLAAARCVDESAIITTDVGQHQMWVAQAYPLSRPRQWLTSGGLGTMGFGLPAAIGAALAEPQRKVLCFSGDGSLMMNIQEMATAVEHDLDVKIILMNNQALGLVHQQQTLFYQQRIFAAAYPKRTDFIKIAAGFGLDTCDLNAAEDPQAALAEAIQRPGPCLIHALIDINEKVFPMVPPGAANIDMIGE
- the thiB gene encoding thiamine ABC transporter substrate binding subunit, whose protein sequence is MVKKSLPLLLLLCAAVPAFAKPTLTVYTYDSFAADWGPGPAVKKAFEADCNCELKFVALEDGVSLLNRLRMEGKNSTADVVLGLDNNLLQAAQQTGLFAPSRVDGAKLSVPGGWQDKIFVPYDYGYFAFVYNKEKLKNPPKSLQELVDGDQNWKVIYEDPRTSTPGLGLLLWMQKVFGDKAPEAWQKLAKKTVTVTKGWSEAYGLFLKGEGDLVLSYTTSPAYHLIEEKKDSYAAANFSEGHYLQVEVAGKLKASKQPELAERFMQFMVTPAFQNTIPTGNWMYPVIKTQLPAGFDQMTIPQTALQYSAEEVAKQRGSWIRAWQTAVSR